The nucleotide window TGCCTGTCCTTGCTCAGTTCCCCACTGAATGCAGTTACACCACCTCCTGCCCTCACTACCCTTTCCTGTTTGGTCTGCACATCTGGGGGCCGAGGCCTGAGGGCCCCGGCACAGGCTCCTGCCCCTAAGAATCCTCAGAGCCTCCTGGCCCTGGAGAGCTCGCCATGCTCTGGGGCCTAGCAGGGTCATGGTGGCTGTGGGATCTTTGCAGTCCATCCAGGGGAGGAGTGTCATCTTGGGCTGGTCTCCAGCCCCTAGTGGCCCAGCAGCCAGGAGCAGGACTGCAGACAAAAGCCAAGAACATGGCACCCTGTCCCCCAGCCCACCTGCAGTCCCAGAGCTGCACGTAGCTGAGCAAGTCTCCAGCCCTGGTGGGGAGCAGGCAGAGGCGCTGCAGAAGTAAGCCTGGTGGGAAGACCACAAGGCCAGGGACTGGCTCAGAACTGTGGGCAGGACACACTGAGGGAGGGACATAGGATCCAGGACCCAGGCCAAGTTCATGCTGCCGCTGGCCAGACAGGCGGGCTGAAATCTGGACATGTGGACCCGGACCGAGACCGCAGCCCCTCCTGATGAGACAGAGAGCCATGTGCATTGCTTCCCACTTGGACTCTGTGCTCCTGATGGCTGAGTTTGCAGTTGAGTGCTTTGCAGGCAGGAAGCCCTGCGCATGGAGAGCCCCAGCCGTGGCCCGCTCTGACGCTGCCTCGGACAGCAGAGCCCCCGGGAGGCCTGGCTCGCTCCCTCTCCTGCCTGATGATAGAGACGGAATTCCTAGGAGGTGGGGCTTCACCAGCCAGCAGGAGAGCAAATACCTGCCGTCCTCTCTTCCTGGACGCAGGCAACCAGTGACAGAAAAGGGAAAGACTTCCAAAAACACAAGGCCAGGGGAAGCTCCCTAAAGGACTAGAAGCAGGAGGAGTGACCGGAGCCCGCCCTCTGTAGGCCTGACCAAAgggtgcccctcccccagccgcTCAGGAAGACGCACACAGCCGAGATGAGAGTCAAGCCAGCCTAACGGGGGCTCACCACTGAAATCTGTCGACATCTGATGTAATATAGCAGGCAGCTCTTTAAAAACACAGATCTTTGCGTATTAAAGTGAAAGATATATATTGTTAGTAGTGCTATTTGTACATTAGATAGAAAACCTAAATATACCCTAGGCTTATCCACATTTACATTCTGGGGAAATAGCTAGgttataaaaatgcaaatcagGATAATGTGGAACACACTGTTTCCAGAGTCCAAAGTGAGGCCGCTCTAGAACAGTGACCCGTGCTCAGATTCAGGGTTCATGGCATCCGTGGCCACTGTTTCTTGAGTTGTTTATGGTTCACCTCTAGGCTGACCTGAGGCCGACACCTGGGCAACCGCCCTCTACAACATTCAGCAAAATCAAGCCCTGCCTGTGGACCTTACCTGCTTTAACTCACCTGGTGCTGTAGGGATTCCATGACAGGCTTATCCAGGAGGGGGAAGGTGGCAACAGTGAGACGCTGGCTGTGAGACAGGAAGGAGGTCTGTAGGGAGAGGGGCTCGTGAGCCTGCAGGGGCTGTGCCTCTGGGATCTGGGGGAAGAAAGAGACGCTGTACCCTTGGTCATCCACAGTTCTAGGTGCAGGGGGCCAGACAGGGTCTTGGGGCTGGCAAAGGGGGTGGGAAGATGGACACGTGAGGGGCAGGAAGTCACTGGCATTGAAGATAGAGTGCACAGGAGAAGTCCGAGAGCTGGAGGATAGCGGGAGAAGACACAGCATCCTTAAGAAACCAGATGCCAACTATATGGATTCAACAAGCAGGGTGGATGGCCACCCCCTGGGCAATTGCTGGGGTGATGCATCCCTCTGCCCGCCTCAACTTCCTGGGACAGCACAGGCTGGCCATGTCAGGCCATCTTCTAGGGCAAGGGCACAGCAGGGTGGAGATGCTGGGGGCTTCCATGTTCTGGCATCTGAGGCCTTCCTTTGGAGCctggagggcagccctgggagCCCTGTTGTCTGaagacctgggtttaaatcttCTTGGCACTTTCTGGCCATGGGATTGTGAGCAATAGTTTCACCCAAGCCTgggtttcctcctttgtaaaacgGTGATGATGCCCTCCCTCTGAGGGCTGTGGTGAAGACTGAGCAAGGTCCCAAGAGAGCACCCCAGTGTTGTCACTGTCCTCACAGCCAGAGCTGGTCTGCTCCTGGGTCTGGAGTCTCGCGTTAACTGAAGGGCCAccacacactgttggtggggccCACGCCTGGCACCCGGGGCTGCTCTGTGAGACTGGCTGACCCCATCCCATCCTCCTTTGCCACCTGCTCCCAGCTGCTCTATCTGCCTTTGTCTGAGACAGAGCCCTGGGCTTGGGCCTGGTGCCCTTGGGGAAGACATCTGCTGATGGAGACCAGGCCTGACACAAACCAGGCGCTAATAGGCGTAAGTGATTCCACCCAGACCCAAGGGCCTTTCACTGAGCAGCCCTCCCGCTTATTCCTGATGGGCTGTGGCTGTTGCCCCCTTTGTCTCCCTTTCTCTGGGGATCCCTGGCTGCTCACACAGCTCTTAAACCCAAGGGTCTGAGCTTAGCAGAGTTGTCTCCTAACCTCTTGGTCCATGGGTATTTAGCATCTTAAAGCAAAAGACGCTTGAACTCTGACACCAGCACCTGAACCCAGTCCTCAAGGCagaaagggaggggagaaagacATGGCCCATCCCCTCTGTACCAAGGACAGAATTTAATATACAAGTAGTAGCTCTGACAGGGTAAACCCCTGAGGTTGGTGCCTGGGGTTCAAAGGCAGGTGTGATAAGCAGATTCCTTTGGGGCAGCCCCACTGGTCTCCTGGGCACGTGAGTCAGCGGGTCCCGCTGGGTACTTCCCAGCTGACCCCGCCCTCTGAGAGCCTCAGCCCCAGGTATTTCCTGCCCACTCTGTGGCACCCTAACCTCTGCGATGAGGTACAGACAGCTGTACACATGGCTTCAACTTCTTCCAGGGGCCTGGAAAGCAAGGCTTGCAGCTTCCATCTTGCTTGCTTAGCTTCTGAGCTTGGTTCTTAGAGGGGTAAGAACCATGGCTGCTACCTTCCCGGCCCGGGCAGGCATTGGATACAATGTCACATCAACCCTGACGGAGAGGCAACTCCTTTGccccatgggggtgggggggaggggcactggGAGGAATTAAATCGGTCACACAGCAGGGAAATAGCTTTTGGACATGAACCCACATGGCCCCAAAGTCTGTTCCAGGCACACCTGTGCCCCCGTCACACCAAGCCTGCAGCCTAGCCTATTCAAGGGAGGCTCCCCGTCACCTGAAGGCACCTTCCTGCATGGTGGAGCCCTGGGACCCCATTTGGACATCAAGGCCAGACAGATGGTTCCCCCAGATGAGCTGGTTGCCAACCACCTGTGGGAGGAGGGCCAGTTGAGGCCCTCCCAGGGGCTAGTCCTAGGTGCCAGCCCACGGCCCCACTCCTACCTGGACGGAGGAGCCCCATTGGGCAGGGGGGAGTAGAAGACCACAAAGGACACCGTCTTTCTGGTGAGGGCAAAGGCCAGGTGGATGTTGGCCAGCGTGACCCTGTGTATCAAGGCTGTTTCTCGGAACACCAGGTGAAGTGCCATTTCTGAGGCACTGGACAGTTGTGGGAAAGGGCAGATCAAAGAGGCTAATCAGGGCCTTGGAGTTGAGTGTCTAtcttgcctgaggatttcagccccaggcaaatacACTCTGGATTCTGAGACCGAGacatgacaatggaacattcttgggataaaagggtttatacctggcttacctctcatggtggtaggtcgagtgctagaatcacatcttCATCCACCagcctgcaggtccataatccatctCCACCCAGcccactgggcggagctctttatatagtgagtcggtcaataacagctcattgcctgcaggtgtggaagcaggaGCCTatcagtaggccaattacatcatcaagtcaTTAAGGGTCAGGTGAGTATCCCGGCCATAGGAACGTCCATTTTCCACACAGTTTCCATCCAGCACAgtaatggggtggggtgggctgggtgaCAATCAGTATTTAAACGTCCTGGGTGTTGGGAGACCCGAATTCTTTCTTACTCCCACCTCTGCCGGTGTTTCCTTGCGCAAACCCTTTATGGACTCGGATTTTCTCATGCGTGGAACAAAAAGTTGGCCTTTACTCTAAAAATAGGATCACTATTTAATTTGTCATCTAAACTGGATGTTCAAGATCTAAAGGCAGGGCTACATGTGAAGGTAGAATTCTTAATAGTTCTCTGGGACAATTGTTATCAGGCCAGCTGCGGCATGAGGTCACCCCATCTGCAGTCCACACGGGAGTCAGGCTCTCCTAGAACAGGTGTGCAGCAGTTTcaggggtggggccagggggctGGAACCTTGTTTGGGATGGAAAGTTGCACCTGTGTTGCCATAGTAACAGGGACCCTTTCTGGTACTAGGCAGCAGCAGGCCTGCTGACAGGTTTCCTCTGAACTTCCCACTATGCAGGGGATGTATGCGCCCAGAGGCCACCCAGCATGCCTCCAGGGTCAGATGGGTACTTAGGGTTGGGGATAGAGCGGTGAGGACACGAGAAGGGGCCAAGCTGAGCAGGAGATTTcctgggaaagggagggaggtggcTTCTTGAGCCCAGCAGAGGACTATCGGGCCAGCCAATACAATACTCCAGAAGGCCCCAGGCCCAGAATGTATACACACAGAGAAGTCCTACATACCTATATAGGCTGGCCTGTTAATCCCAGTGCTCCCCACCGGGGCTGCGCTGGGGTGAGGTGGGTGGGTCCAGGTCCAAGGGACGGTGTGGCAGGGGACGGATGGACGAAGCTGTGCTCTGCGGCAGGGTGGAGGGGATGAGTATGAGGCGTAGGAAGTGAGAACACCATGGGTGGGGCCCAGTGGGAGTCCCGAGCCCAGGTGCAGCCGGGTTAGGGACAGATGAGAGTGCTGACGCTGCCTCAGCAGGACGATTAGGCAGCACAGCTCCTACAAACACCCTCAGGTGAGAGGGAGACAGGAGGGCAGCTAGGTGAGGCCACCCAGCATCccaggcagaggagggggcagcGGGGCGCAGCTGGGTGTCCAGAAGGGAGCTGGCTGTGTGGGTGGCTTACAGAAGGCCCTGGGCCTGGGACTCCCCAGCTCACTGAGTGATCACGGGCTCCCCTGCGCTCCTGGCCCACAAGGGGCCTCTCTGGCCTGTTAGGTCAATCTGGCTCCCCGTCATGGGGCTCCCCCCTAGAGCACTGTGTGGTCCTCACCTTCTCCAGCACATGGCAGCCTCTGTAATCAGCGGAGACCATGGGTTCCAGCCTTAGCTTTGCCACTAGCTTGCTGTGTGGTCTCAGGCAAACCTCTTCCCCTCTCTGGCGTTATTTTTCACATCTGTGAGGAAATGGCTTCAGCTGGTCTTAGGATTTTTGCAGCTATGCTTCCCTGTTGACAGCACACAGCAGCAAGCAGGGATGACTTTATGGTGGAGAAAAGCTAAGTAGGGTGTCGGGCACTGGGTTGAGTATCTTACAGCAGTTCTTTTAAACTTAGTTATCCACATTTTGTGGGTGAGtcagctgaggctcagagggtgGGCTTTCTCAGGCACACACAGTGAGAGACTGAACAAGGATTGGAACCTGGGATTTTGTAGGCAGAGCTCAGCCTGTTTGCCAGGTTGCTTGGCTGTTGCAGTCATGTGGGGACACCTGGTAAGGGTTCACCCACTTGTCAGCCCAGAACATCCAGGGCACCTTCCAGGTGTGGGCATACCTCCTGCACTCCTATTCAGTCCACACGGGGACGTAGGGGTCATTTTCCCCaccttacagataaggaaacacgGTTTCAGAGAGGTCAGGTCAGTCGTTTAAGATCACACGGCTTTGAGGCTGCAGATTCACATCCCCATTCCAAACCCACATCCCTTTTCTCCCTAGCAGGCCCCACCCACCAGGGCCCTGCTACCCAGAGCCGCCTGCGGACCCGTAGCCTGAGCATCAGCTGGGCATGGTTACGTGCAGAACCCGGGCCCCACCGAATCAGGACCAGCACCTCAGCAGCACGGCCAGGTGACCCCCCATGCACACTGACGTGGGAGCAGCCACCCTGGGGTGCCAGGGAAATTGAACTGGCCACTtaccttcttccctccttcctcatgTGGTGAGGGGTGGGGCCGCCACCCTCAGGCGGTAGGCCTCTGCTCTCCTTGTCGCTGCTGCAGGGGAAGGGTGGATTCAGCCACCCTCATGCCCCACCTTGAGGGGACAGTGTGGCCTGgcagggggagggtggggagccaCCAGCAACTTCATGCCCTTGACCCCACAGTCCTAGCTGTGCATAGGCCTGGGAGACCAGCCTCAGGCTGTGGCTGCTGCCCCAGCCGGAGTGGCCACCAGCAGAGCCGTGCAGTGTCCCAGACCATGGCGGACGCTCCTGCCATCGGGCACACGCAGGTCCCACCAGCTGAGGGCCCAGGCCTTACCGATATGGGGAGGTAGCAAGTGTGGACTTCTAAGAGCAAAGGGTCCCACCTAGAGGAGCCCCTTGCTGGCTCTGGTGAGACCTGCCCCTCGGCCTAACTTCTGCCTCCCAGCTCAGCTGAGGGAttgaggctgggctggggaggagggtgagACCGCGGCGGGCTGAGGGCCTGGGTCCCAGTCAGTAGAGCTAGCCCACacggccctgccctgccctaggAGCTtgcagaggggtggggaggcaggggtgtAAAAGGACTAGTGCACCCCAGAGGGCTTCCCTGAATCCTGAGAATTAAAGCAGTTACATGAGCTGTAACTGTCACTAACGTGAGCCAcaggaaagaacaaataaatgtaaCGCAGCCTGCTGGGTGGGATCCTGGAAAGTGAAGGAAACGGATTCAGTTAATTACAGTGTATTGACACTGGTTCATTAAGAGTCATCCACATACCATCCTAATATAAGATATTAATTATGGGGGAGACTGGGTGCAGAGTGTGGGGGAGCTCTTGGTACTATCTTCTCAGGTTTTCTGTACATCTAGACCAGACCTAAGAAATAAAGTCTGTCAACCACCACAAGGATCCTGACTGCAGCCTGCCAGGCTTCCCACGTGCCAGGCACGTGCCAGGGCCTCGCTGAACTAGGTCATGACTGGGGTCCTCTGAGGGAGGTATCGCCACCCGCATTTCTTGGAAGCCCTGAGCCCCAGCCTGGCAGAGTGAGACTCACGACGACGAGTATCATAAGCATGTTAGGAAGAACCCCAGCAGCGGGAGACACGTGGCTTCGTGGTTAGCAGTCTGGTTCCAATCCAGACCCTACCACTTTCTAGCTGTGACCCGGGACATGTCATTTGTCTAAGCTTAGGCTTCCCGTCTGTGGGTTGAGGATGGTAATGCTCACCTCCCAGGGGAACAGGAAGACTGAAAGAGAGGAATAACGGGGTGATAAGTTATGTGTGGTAGTGATGTAATGCTTGGCAATGATTAACTTTTACTGTCACTTGAGCTCATATTTGGGAACTCGGGGGTGGCCCCAGGGGCAGATAGAGCCAAGCCGGAGCAGTGGGGGTgagagggcaggggtggaagTAGTTTTGCAGGAAAGGGTGCCTGAGCACAATTGTGAGGAGCCCACAGGAagaggggggtggggtggggagtggattGTGTGAGGCAGAAGGAATTAGGGGAGATAAAGGCATAGAAGGAGCCAGAAACAGTGGACTACAGGCTGGGGTCCCTGGAGAAGGAGAGGCTGAAGTAAATTTTCTGAGGGATAATgggagttttaaaatttattttgaaatgatttcagaCTTACTGGAAAGAATGTCCTTATACCCTTCACCCAGAGTCCTCCAAAATGAAGTTGCTTATGCTAAGGTGCCACGTCACCAAACTAAGACCTCATTACAGTTTTTTGGGCTTTCCCAGAAACCGAATCTTAGATCGGTTGCTCAGGAACCTCCCGGTCAGGACTAGGTAGGCCATCTGCTGATAGACCCCTGCCATCCCCTAAGGGAAGTCACCTGGCAGTAACCAACCCACTTTTTTGCTAGTGTAGTTTTCTATTCCTGCTCCCTCCTGCCTATGAAAgtttcattttgtacagctccttgGAGCTCTTTTCTGTTAGTTTGGATGCTGTttgattcatgaatcattgaataaagccaataagatctttaaaatttatgcagttgaattttttttaacactgtgaacacctttttattttgttttagccCCTCTTTCTCTGTagatattacacacacacacacacttctgtcCATACCATTTGAGAACTGGTTGCAGACCAATTGATTCCCCTTTGTCTGTAAATACCACAGTGTGTAGTTCCTAAAAAAAGAAGTACTCCCAGGAAAATATCACAATCGGGAAATCAGCACAGGTATAGCACAACTGTCTAACCGCCAAACCGTATTCAGGTCACAGTTGTCCTAAAGATGACTTTTATAGCGAAGGGAAAAGTTTTTCCTAGACCACGACCCAGGCTCAGGTTCCCCCCAGCCTGGGACGGTCCCTCTGTCATTCTCCATGCTTCGTGCCCTTGGCATCTTTGAGGAGTACAGGCCAGTCAACTCTGCAGAACGGCCGTCATTCGGGTTTGTCCGGCTTTCCTCCTAATAAGACGCAGCTCCTGCGCCCTGGGCAGTGTACTACTCGGCGCAGGCTGCCAtgacaaaacaccacagactgggttaAATGATAGGGagttgttttctcacagttccagaggctgaagtccaagatcaaggcgtCGGCAGGTCTGgtttcctctgagcctctctccctggcttgcaggcagccaccttctcactgtgtccccacgtggcctctcctctctgcacacacatccctggtgtctctttgtgggtccaaatttcctcttattAGGACACCAATTGGATTGGATTAGGGCCATCCCTAAAgactcattttaacttaatcacctcttaaaggccctacctccaaatgcagtcacgttctgaggtgctgggggtcAGGGTGTCAACATGTCAGTGGGGGTGGACAGGGCACAATTCAGCCCCTAGCAGGCAGGAAGCCCCCGGAGTGATGTGCCCTTGGAGTGTTCTGTGAGGAGGCTCATCACACTGGTTTGTCCTCCTGCTGCTGATATAAAtccaatcactttggaaaaatgGGGTCTGCTAATTGCCTCCCTTAGAAAGTTACTATGTATCTCTTTGTAAATAGTATCTTATGAGAGATACTTAGTATGTAATCATCCTGCTCCTCAGGGAACATTCACCCACTGGTGTGACGGGGCTCTGTCTCCTTCACTCCTTCCACACTGACCTGCTCTCTATCATGACATAGGGCCTTCCCTGATGGGGGCTGTTAGGTGGCAGAGAGGGAACCGGCCTGAGATGCTGAGAGACTGCATTCTATCCTGTGTCGGCTGCTCAGAGTGGAGGCGCTgtcccccatctgtaaaatgcggATGCTTATGATTATGGTGGGGATGGAATTAGCTAATATACTAGGTTGTGTTTCCTAACTGATTACGGACCTTACCTGTGAGGTCAGAGGGTCTCCCAAGGCCCCAGAAGGGCAGGGAGAGAGCGAGGGAGCTTCCTCATGGCCATGGGCAGGAAGATGGAGACCTCTGAGAAAAGCGGCACCCAACAGTCACGGAGAGGGCGAGCCCTGAGCCCCTGGCTGTGAGTCCACATTGTTGCAAAGACTCCCAGGACCCAGAGCTCATCAACCTGGGAAGGACCCCAGCTCCTCTACTCACCCACTCGAGACCTTGGAAAAGTCACTTACCTGCTTGGTgacttgatttcctcatctgcgTAATGGACGGGTAAGAAGAGATCCTGGGTCATGAGCTGGGGGCCTTTGTGGGTCTGGTCTCCAATACTGGAGATACATTCTGTCAGCAAACATTCCCTGGGACCCCTCCCACACATCGGGCCCTCTGCTTGGCTTTAATAAAGACAAAGTAAAATGGAACCGTCTGTCAAGCTGCTCATGATGATGGGTAGCAGTTGTGTGAAAAAAGATGACCATGGAGAGTGAAGGTGGAAGTATACAGGGTGAGGCAGAGATGTGGGAGGGACGAGGGGGAGGTACGGTCTACCTGAGAAGATCTGCaaaggcttctcagaggaagcAACCTCTGGCCAGGGTTCTGAAGGATAAATAGGAGTTCAACAAAAGGCCAAGGGAAGAAATGATTTTCTAGAGCAGGAAGCAAACATAAGCAAGGCCTAGAAACAACCTGGTATGTGTGGGGTGTGGGGAAGTAATGATAAACACTGACTGATGGTAGGAAGTGATTAGAGAGTAGCAGAAATGAAGGTGGGGGTGTGGGCGGGGCCAGATGACTAAGgggcctgttggccacctgaggAGCAAGGCCTTCTCCTGTGGAGATGGTGCTGCTAGGGAACTCGACCTGGCCCTCGCACAGGTCCTATGATGCTGCTTCCCTGCTCTGTCTGAGCAACTCCAGTGCCGCCCAGGTAAGGGGGCTGGAGGATTCCAGGGCTGGTCTCACCTGCTTCCTGCCGTGTGTCTCACTTCCTGTCTGATTGACTTCAGCCAGAAAGGAACATGCAAACCTACTTCCTAAGGCAGGGGCACCGGGAGAAAGCTGGGGAGAAGACCCATGGCTGGAGGATACATTGGCTGTGCCCTTGACTGTTTGGTAAACACACTTGAAGCCACGAGTGTCCTCTTGGGAGCCTAGACACTGATGATCTCGGAAAGGAGTCCTGCAGCCTATGCAGGGATGTGGAAAAAGGTGTTGCAGGCAGCAGCACAGTGtgtgcaaaggcactgaggcAGGCAGGGGATGGGGAAGTGAGACACAGGGAAGGGGTGCAGAGAAGCCAGGCTCCAGTGGCCCTGTGGGCACCCATTCCCCTCCTGTTGATCCTTAACGGGCAGCCCTCAGGTAGGCTGGCTGCACTG belongs to Manis javanica isolate MJ-LG unplaced genomic scaffold, MJ_LKY HiC_scaffold_25, whole genome shotgun sequence and includes:
- the ZP1 gene encoding LOW QUALITY PROTEIN: zona pellucida sperm-binding protein 1 (The sequence of the model RefSeq protein was modified relative to this genomic sequence to represent the inferred CDS: inserted 5 bases in 4 codons; substituted 3 bases at 3 genomic stop codons), which gives rise to MAGASAMVWDTARLCWWPLRLGQQPQPEAGLPGLXHSXDCGVKGMKLLVAPHPPPASSDKESRGLPPEGGGPTPHHMRKEGRSVSTLICPXPGCTWARDSHWAPPMVFSLPTPHTHPLHPAAEHSFVHPSPATPSLGPGPTHLTPAQPRWGALGLTGQHAGWPLGAYIPCIVGSSEETCQQACCCXSTRKGPCYYGNTATVQCLRNGXLHLVFRETALIHRVTLANIHLAFALTRKTVSFVVFYSPLPNXGSSVQVVGNQLIWGNHLSGLDVQMGSQGSTMQEGAFRTVDDQGYSVSFFPQIPEAQPLQAHEPLSLQTSFLSHSQRLTVATFPLLDKPVMESLQHQEFRLYHQAGEGASQASRGLCCPRQRQSGPRLGLSMRRASCLQSTQLQTQPSGAQSPSGKQCTWLSVSSGGAAVSVRVHMSRFQPACLASGSMNLAWVLDPMSLPQCVLPTVLSQSLALWSSHQAYFCSASACSPPGLETCSATCSSGTAAQDDTPPLDGLQRSHSHHDPARPQSMASSPGPGGSEDSXGQEPVPGPSGLGPQMCRPNRKG